In one window of Pristiophorus japonicus isolate sPriJap1 chromosome 9, sPriJap1.hap1, whole genome shotgun sequence DNA:
- the LOC139273596 gene encoding histone H4-like: MMSGRGKGGKGLGKGGAKHHCKVLSDNIQGITKPAICHLARRGGVKWISGLIYEETRGVLKVFLENVIRDVVTYTEHTKRKMVTAMDMVYALKRQGRTLYGFGG; the protein is encoded by the coding sequence ATGATGTCTGgccgaggtaaaggaggcaaaggactgggtaaaggcggagccaaACACCACTGTAAAGTGCTcagtgataacatccagggcatcaccaaacctgcCATCTGccacctggctcgccgtggcggtgtcaagtggatctcgggcctgatctacgaggagacccgcggggtgctgaaggttttcctggagaatgtgattagGGATGtggtcacctacactgagcacacCAAACGCAAAATGGTCACAGCCATGGATATGGTGTACGCTCTGAagcggcagggccgcactctctatggattcggcggctga
- the LOC139273590 gene encoding zinc finger protein 239-like codes for MEKPWECGDCGKRFNCPSALETHRRHHNGERPFTCPMCGKGFTQSSNLLVHKRIHTGERIFICSECGKGFTRSSHLLAHQRIHTGERLFICSDCGKGFTRSSYLLAHQRVHIGERLFTCSECEKHFTRSSHLLTHQRVHTGERPFTCPECGKGFTQSSNLLTHQCIHTGERPFTCPECGKGFTQSSSLLKHQ; via the coding sequence atggagaaaccgtgggaatgtggagactgtgggaagagattcaattgcccctctgcgctggaaactcatcgacggcatcacaacggagagaggccattcacctgccccatgtgtgggaagggattcactcagtcatccaacttgctggtacacaagcgaattcacactggggagagaatattcatctgctctgaatgtgggaagggtttcactcgatcatcccacctgctggcacaccaacgcattcatactggggagaggctgttcatctgctctgattgtgggaagggtttcactcgatCATCTTACCTActagcacaccagcgagttcacattggggagaggctgttcacctgctccgagtgtgagaagcatttcactcgatcatcccacctgctgacacaccagcgagttcacactggggagaggccgttcacctgccctgagtgtgggaagggattcactcagtcatccaacctgctgacacaccaatgcattcacactggggagagaccgttcacctgccctgagtgtgggaagggattcactcagtcatccagcttgCTGAAACACCAATGA